One Mucilaginibacter ginkgonis genomic region harbors:
- a CDS encoding SusC/RagA family TonB-linked outer membrane protein: MKKILLLFFLVSLCGVMQVMAQALTISGKITTSEDGSPLPGATVKVKGTTNAVSTDANGNYSIRANAGQVLVYSFTGTVTTERTIGSQTTINVQLKADVTSLQEVTVTTGFGVKQEKRDLTSSTQTISGTAIAQTNRENFVTALQGRVAGATVTSSTGLPGASATVVLRGITSIGGNNSPLYVVDGIRVNNDATAQSSLASNGDNRREDFTNRIADINPDDIETVTVLKGADAAAVYGSDAAGGAIIITTKKGKSGDGSIAYNNNFSWASEYRFPQIQKTFGPGSSGYLDPTVRNAFGPAYAPGTQTYNNLQNTFQTGMSQTHDISFSGGNDLSSYRVSAEYRHSGGVLPVAYNDKFSLRLAGQSKITSKLTSSASFNYFNIDNRKLNKGNSGTYINALSWPTNDDVRVYENPDGSRRTLLPAKLTNIVTDAAIDFDNPFWDAHHNISRDRTNRLIGNVDLSYDPAKWLNLRGLVGIDYYTTQGNNLLSQYSSSYQNSVVNTFAATNGIFSGGIIDNYDDNNLLLNGSFFATAKHQFGGLRATLAVGAEVYDGKDIVNSQYGERFLQPDFNTINNTTPTTQRAVTNYAETRRIGEIARLSLVWKELITFNATARNDYSSRLAGTQKDSYFYPSAGVGFNFSELPMLKGNQTLTFGKIRFSYAGVGKDPFAPYKIKSSVLQQATTGGGYAYDVTGNNPFLKPEKDYQMELGTELQFWGGKLGAEINFYKYRATNQIFDPRISYGSGYILELVNGGEIQNQGIEISLNGTAYSSKNFTWKPFMNFFLNRGKVINLGNLPEYYNSDTWLYANARASIFPGSSLTNIASYTYARNNAGQILVDPSSGMPVSNGTFVTTGDRQPKFTLGVGNSFTYKSFALTFLVDWRQGGDVFNGNELFLTRYGLSTRTLNRLTPIVVPGVLKDGNENSANPTVNTIKVTPYYQTGYYTNAIESDFIERNIYTIRLRDVTLSYTLPQSILSHQKVFKSAGVFVTATDLFLITNYTGADPEVNGTNSATRGAGAQGFDYGAVATPRVVSFGVSVKL, translated from the coding sequence ATGAAGAAAATTCTACTCCTGTTTTTCCTGGTAAGTTTATGCGGTGTAATGCAAGTTATGGCGCAGGCGCTAACCATTTCCGGAAAAATTACTACAAGTGAAGACGGCAGCCCACTGCCTGGTGCCACTGTAAAGGTCAAAGGGACCACAAACGCTGTTAGCACAGATGCTAACGGTAACTATTCTATCAGGGCCAATGCCGGCCAGGTACTGGTTTACAGCTTTACTGGTACGGTAACTACAGAACGTACTATTGGCTCGCAAACAACCATTAATGTACAGCTGAAAGCAGATGTTACTTCACTTCAAGAAGTAACCGTTACAACAGGTTTTGGTGTTAAGCAAGAAAAGCGCGACCTGACGTCGTCTACACAGACAATATCCGGTACCGCGATTGCTCAAACCAACCGCGAAAACTTTGTAACCGCGTTGCAAGGCCGCGTGGCCGGTGCTACGGTTACCAGCTCTACCGGTTTGCCCGGTGCGTCTGCGACTGTGGTTTTACGTGGTATCACGTCAATTGGTGGTAATAACTCGCCGCTGTATGTCGTTGATGGTATCCGTGTAAACAATGACGCTACGGCGCAAAGTTCATTGGCTTCCAACGGCGATAACCGCCGCGAGGACTTTACCAACCGTATTGCTGACATTAACCCCGATGATATTGAGACGGTAACCGTATTGAAAGGGGCGGATGCCGCCGCTGTTTACGGTTCTGATGCTGCAGGCGGTGCCATTATCATTACTACTAAAAAAGGCAAGAGTGGCGATGGCAGCATTGCTTACAACAACAACTTTAGCTGGGCCAGTGAATATCGCTTTCCTCAGATCCAAAAAACATTTGGACCGGGCAGCAGCGGTTATCTTGACCCAACTGTGAGAAATGCTTTCGGACCGGCGTATGCACCCGGAACGCAGACCTACAATAACTTGCAGAACACCTTCCAGACAGGTATGTCGCAAACACATGACATATCATTCTCTGGCGGTAATGATTTGTCAAGCTATCGCGTGTCTGCAGAATACCGCCATTCAGGTGGTGTGTTACCTGTAGCTTATAACGATAAGTTTTCTTTGCGTTTAGCAGGCCAGTCTAAGATCACTTCAAAGTTAACCAGCAGTGCCAGCTTCAACTATTTTAATATAGATAACCGCAAGCTAAACAAAGGCAATTCGGGTACGTATATCAATGCCTTATCATGGCCTACTAATGATGATGTGCGCGTTTATGAAAACCCTGACGGCAGCCGCCGTACGTTGTTACCGGCAAAGCTGACCAACATCGTAACTGACGCAGCCATTGATTTTGACAACCCGTTTTGGGATGCTCATCACAACATCAGCCGGGACAGAACAAACCGATTAATAGGTAATGTTGACTTGTCTTATGACCCTGCCAAGTGGTTAAACCTGCGTGGCTTGGTGGGTATCGACTACTACACTACCCAAGGCAATAACTTATTAAGCCAGTATAGTTCGTCATACCAAAATTCGGTCGTAAATACATTTGCTGCTACTAATGGTATTTTCTCTGGTGGTATCATAGATAACTATGACGATAACAACTTGTTATTGAACGGCTCGTTCTTCGCAACGGCTAAACATCAGTTTGGCGGCTTGCGCGCTACTTTAGCAGTGGGTGCCGAGGTTTACGATGGTAAGGATATTGTGAATAGCCAATACGGTGAGAGGTTCCTTCAGCCCGATTTTAATACCATCAACAATACTACACCTACAACACAACGCGCTGTAACCAACTATGCAGAAACACGCCGTATTGGTGAAATTGCCCGTTTAAGCTTAGTGTGGAAAGAATTGATCACTTTTAATGCTACTGCACGTAATGATTACTCATCACGTTTAGCAGGCACTCAAAAAGATTCTTATTTCTATCCTTCGGCAGGTGTTGGTTTTAATTTCTCTGAATTGCCGATGTTAAAAGGCAACCAAACTTTAACTTTTGGTAAGATACGCTTCTCTTACGCAGGTGTTGGTAAAGACCCGTTTGCGCCGTACAAAATCAAATCCAGTGTATTGCAGCAAGCAACAACTGGTGGTGGTTACGCGTATGACGTTACAGGTAACAACCCTTTCCTGAAACCTGAGAAAGATTATCAAATGGAGTTAGGTACAGAGTTACAATTCTGGGGAGGCAAATTAGGAGCTGAGATCAACTTCTATAAATACCGTGCAACTAACCAGATATTTGACCCGCGTATTAGCTACGGTTCCGGCTACATCTTGGAATTGGTAAACGGTGGCGAGATCCAAAATCAAGGTATAGAGATCTCATTGAACGGTACCGCTTACTCAAGCAAAAACTTTACGTGGAAGCCGTTTATGAACTTCTTCCTCAACAGAGGTAAAGTGATCAATTTGGGTAACCTGCCTGAATATTACAACTCTGATACCTGGTTATATGCTAACGCACGTGCAAGTATATTCCCGGGCAGCAGCTTAACTAACATCGCATCTTACACTTATGCAAGGAATAATGCAGGCCAGATATTGGTAGATCCATCAAGCGGTATGCCTGTTAGCAATGGAACATTTGTTACCACTGGTGACCGCCAGCCTAAATTTACTTTAGGCGTAGGTAACAGCTTTACATACAAATCTTTCGCGCTTACTTTCTTAGTAGACTGGCGCCAGGGTGGCGATGTGTTTAACGGTAATGAGTTGTTCTTAACCCGCTATGGCTTAAGCACCCGCACCTTGAATAGGTTGACACCTATTGTGGTGCCGGGCGTATTAAAAGACGGCAACGAAAACTCTGCTAACCCTACAGTAAATACAATAAAGGTTACGCCTTACTATCAAACCGGTTACTATACCAATGCTATCGAGTCTGATTTTATTGAGCGCAACATTTACACAATTCGCTTACGCGACGTAACGTTAAGCTATACGTTGCCTCAATCAATTTTGTCGCACCAGAAGGTCTTCAAGTCGGCGGGTGTGTTTGTTACCGCAACAGATTTGTTCCTGATCACTAACTACACAGGCGCAGATCCGGAAGTTAACGGTACAAACTCTGCTACCAGAGGTGCAGGTGCACAAGGTTTTGATTATGGTGCGGTGGCAACGCCAAGGGTTGTTTCTTTTGGTGTAAGTGTGAAATTATAA
- a CDS encoding TonB-dependent receptor — protein sequence MRKFLLIILALIAVATTQFKANAQGVTTASLNGIVSDSKGPIPGATVTATHTPTGTVYTAVSRADGRYNIPNLRVGGPYTVKVSFIGYSTFQQDNLTLNIGQDQRIDAPLQENNIALKEVKVTGTGSKVINSSRTGARETVTRSQIDNLPTVNRSLNDFTSLTPSANGQNFGGRSSTFNNLTVDGALFNNSFGLSSTLGGQTSSQPISLDAIDQIQVDIAPFDVRQGNFTGAGINTVLKSGTNTVKGTVYDFIRGTGLTGYKAGDVTIAKTPFTYRSTGVAIGGPIIKNKLFLFVSGEQERIQRPANSYVAAGSGADGSASNVNASTLNDIANTLKTKYGYDPGPYQQFNFATYSDKATVKLDWNIDKNNVLSAKYFYLKSYADQPPSNSGITNGGVGYGTTRAAGPNTLPFFGAGYRINNNFNIGIIELDSKFSNKVSNKLTVGYSALRDFRAFSGSSTIPMVDIGNGTTTAAGVITTAPSATLTSFGSELYTAGNLLSTNITQFSDDVSIFAGAHEITIGTNNQIQSYVNGFAPDYNGLYTYASASDFINGLPAQAYTYRNSALPDGSFPYAKIKAAILSLYAQDKWHATDNLRITYGLRADYDIFPTSLASNPNAAALTFQGGYPNGIQVDPSKLPNNRVLLSPRVGFNWDIFGDQTTQLRGGTGIFTGLIPFVWISNQASNNGLLFGSGTVTKAATPNDPRLIFNPNVDANRPASTAANTSYELDVTDPNLKYPQIFRTNLAVDQRLPWGIIGTIEGAYTKDINAIYHQNLVLSNAYATLPGVEGQIRYASRNITPSAASPQSATNPAITGLYYMTNSSKGYSYFVTAQLQKSFANGLYANIAYTHSGAKDVNDGGSTASTIWSTRYVANDPNANVVSNSSYVMPNRVIATAYYKLNEGKIGTTTVGFKFEMANSGAVSYITSGDPNNDGATNDLMYIPRNQSDIILVKNSATDTRTTDQIWQQLDAFISQDKYLNSHRGQFAERNGVILPYFKRLDFHAAQDIFIQTGKVKNTLQVTFDVINFTNLLNKNWGLYQNSYSGFGNGATTVLRYAGLDAATGRATYAFPQLTGSATGPTQSFINDTSAGSRWYAQIGLRYIFN from the coding sequence ATGCGTAAGTTTCTACTTATTATTTTAGCGCTTATTGCCGTAGCGACAACCCAATTTAAGGCTAATGCCCAGGGGGTAACTACTGCAAGTTTAAACGGTATTGTATCCGACAGCAAGGGGCCAATCCCCGGGGCTACAGTTACCGCTACCCACACCCCAACAGGTACAGTTTACACAGCAGTAAGCCGTGCAGATGGCCGTTACAACATTCCTAACTTAAGGGTTGGCGGGCCGTACACTGTGAAGGTTTCCTTTATCGGCTATTCAACCTTTCAGCAAGATAACCTCACTTTAAACATTGGCCAGGACCAGCGTATCGACGCCCCCTTGCAAGAAAACAACATTGCGTTGAAAGAAGTAAAGGTTACCGGTACCGGCAGCAAAGTAATTAACTCGTCACGCACCGGTGCGCGTGAGACAGTTACACGCAGCCAGATCGACAACTTGCCAACAGTTAACCGTTCATTGAACGACTTCACAAGCTTAACACCATCGGCAAACGGCCAAAACTTTGGCGGCCGCAGCAGTACATTTAACAACTTGACCGTTGATGGTGCATTGTTCAACAACTCATTTGGTTTATCGAGTACATTGGGCGGTCAAACAAGTTCGCAACCGATATCTCTCGACGCGATCGACCAGATACAGGTTGATATCGCTCCTTTCGACGTTCGTCAGGGTAACTTTACGGGTGCAGGTATCAATACGGTGTTAAAATCAGGTACAAACACTGTAAAAGGTACCGTTTATGATTTCATTCGCGGTACCGGTTTAACCGGCTACAAAGCGGGTGATGTTACTATTGCTAAAACGCCATTTACGTACCGCTCAACAGGTGTTGCTATAGGTGGACCTATTATCAAAAACAAATTATTCTTATTCGTATCCGGCGAGCAAGAGCGTATACAACGTCCTGCTAATAGCTATGTAGCTGCAGGTTCCGGTGCAGATGGCAGCGCGTCTAACGTTAACGCATCCACACTCAATGACATAGCGAATACGTTGAAAACCAAGTATGGTTATGATCCGGGGCCATACCAGCAGTTTAACTTTGCTACCTACAGCGATAAAGCAACAGTTAAGTTAGATTGGAACATCGATAAAAACAACGTGTTGAGTGCTAAGTATTTCTACTTAAAATCATACGCAGACCAACCGCCAAGTAACTCTGGTATCACTAACGGTGGTGTTGGCTATGGCACAACCCGGGCGGCAGGTCCTAATACGCTGCCATTCTTTGGTGCCGGCTATCGTATAAATAACAACTTTAACATCGGTATCATCGAGTTAGACAGCAAGTTCAGCAACAAGGTGTCTAATAAGCTGACTGTTGGGTATTCAGCCTTGCGCGACTTCCGTGCATTCTCTGGTAGTTCTACCATTCCGATGGTAGATATCGGTAACGGAACGACAACTGCTGCAGGTGTCATTACTACCGCTCCAAGCGCTACATTAACCAGCTTTGGGTCTGAACTTTATACTGCAGGTAACTTGTTAAGCACCAACATCACTCAGTTTTCTGATGATGTGAGCATTTTTGCCGGCGCACATGAGATCACCATCGGTACTAATAATCAAATCCAAAGCTATGTAAATGGTTTCGCTCCGGATTATAACGGTCTATACACTTATGCTTCTGCATCAGACTTTATAAATGGTTTGCCTGCCCAAGCTTATACTTATCGTAACTCGGCCCTGCCTGATGGTTCTTTCCCTTATGCAAAGATCAAAGCAGCAATCTTGAGCTTGTATGCCCAGGACAAATGGCATGCCACAGATAATCTGCGTATTACTTACGGTTTACGTGCAGATTATGATATCTTCCCAACCAGCTTAGCTTCAAACCCTAATGCAGCGGCCTTAACATTCCAGGGTGGTTATCCAAACGGCATACAGGTTGATCCATCTAAACTGCCAAACAACCGTGTTTTATTATCACCACGTGTTGGTTTCAACTGGGATATATTTGGCGACCAAACCACTCAACTACGTGGTGGTACAGGTATCTTCACTGGTTTAATCCCTTTTGTTTGGATATCTAACCAGGCATCAAACAATGGTCTGTTATTCGGTTCGGGTACAGTTACAAAAGCTGCTACCCCTAATGATCCCCGTTTGATCTTCAATCCAAATGTTGATGCTAACCGTCCGGCTTCTACAGCAGCTAACACTTCTTATGAGTTAGACGTTACAGACCCGAATCTTAAATACCCTCAAATCTTCCGTACTAACTTAGCAGTTGACCAAAGGTTACCGTGGGGTATCATCGGTACTATAGAGGGTGCGTATACTAAAGACATCAATGCCATTTATCACCAAAACCTGGTATTGTCTAATGCTTACGCAACACTTCCGGGTGTAGAAGGCCAGATCCGTTACGCATCCCGTAACATTACACCATCTGCCGCTTCACCTCAAAGTGCTACCAATCCTGCAATCACCGGCCTATATTATATGACCAATAGCAGCAAAGGTTATTCTTACTTTGTAACTGCACAATTGCAAAAGAGCTTTGCAAACGGTTTATATGCTAATATCGCTTATACACATAGCGGCGCCAAAGACGTAAACGATGGTGGTTCTACCGCGTCTACCATCTGGAGTACACGTTATGTAGCTAACGATCCTAACGCTAATGTGGTTTCAAACAGCTCTTATGTAATGCCTAACCGTGTTATCGCGACAGCTTACTATAAGTTGAATGAAGGCAAGATCGGTACTACAACAGTTGGTTTCAAATTCGAGATGGCAAACAGTGGTGCAGTATCATACATCACCAGCGGTGACCCTAACAACGACGGTGCTACCAACGACCTGATGTACATTCCGCGTAATCAAAGCGACATTATCCTGGTTAAAAACAGCGCGACTGATACCCGTACTACTGACCAGATCTGGCAACAACTGGATGCTTTCATTAGCCAGGATAAATACCTGAACAGCCACCGCGGTCAGTTTGCAGAGCGTAATGGCGTTATCTTACCTTACTTTAAACGTTTAGATTTCCATGCTGCTCAGGATATCTTTATTCAAACAGGTAAAGTTAAAAACACGCTACAGGTTACTTTTGACGTGATCAACTTCACTAACTTGCTGAATAAAAACTGGGGCTTATATCAAAATTCTTACAGCGGTTTCGGTAACGGTGCAACAACGGTATTGCGTTATGCAGGCTTAGATGCAGCCACCGGGCGTGCAACTTATGCGTTCCCTCAGCTTACAGGTTCGGCAACCGGCCCTACACAGTCATTCATTAATGACACAAGTGCAGGTTCACGCTGGTACGCCCAAATTGGTTTAAGATATATCTTTAACTAA
- a CDS encoding acyl-CoA thioesterase, producing the protein MEHSTIEERVKLAETRIFKAVFPNTTNHYDTLFGGTAMHLMDEVAFIAATRFSRKRVVTVSSDRIDFNKPIPAGTIIELVGSIAHIGNTSLKVLVEIFIEEMYSEVRQKAITGTFTFVAIDQHKNPVKVI; encoded by the coding sequence ATGGAACATTCAACAATAGAAGAACGCGTGAAACTCGCTGAAACGCGCATATTTAAAGCGGTATTTCCGAATACTACTAATCACTACGACACCCTCTTTGGCGGTACGGCCATGCACCTGATGGATGAGGTGGCCTTCATAGCTGCCACCCGCTTTAGCCGAAAGCGTGTGGTAACTGTCTCGTCTGACCGCATAGATTTCAACAAACCTATCCCAGCCGGAACCATCATAGAATTAGTTGGCAGCATCGCGCATATAGGCAATACTAGTTTAAAGGTATTGGTAGAAATCTTCATTGAAGAGATGTACTCCGAAGTTAGGCAGAAGGCCATCACCGGTACATTTACTTTTGTAGCTATAGACCAGCACAAGAACCCGGTGAAGGTAATTTAA